A region from the Spirochaeta thermophila DSM 6192 genome encodes:
- a CDS encoding peptidoglycan DD-metalloendopeptidase family protein yields MQRTSFYMESTYVKPGLPRKRRVPDRIPGSRIRMVGHLPSVERRTRPGRVLLHRVWERITSSDLCRRGALSVMTVSLALSLFFFIAPSLSSVTVSIPVAESHEDISEILRSYVRREEHPPADILEPVDPSLFSRLSIRSYTIQEGDTLYDVARRFGLRMDTLVSFNTIDDVRRIPVGAQIQVPDRDGLLYTVRRGDTLEGLSGRFGVSLARILDANDLDSDVLTPGQKLFIPGARMTSFELKKALGELFIFPLRGRISSGFGIRPDPFTGVPKFHNGIDIPGDVGTPVYAALGGRVVQTGTHPIYGKYVILSHPDGFQTLYAHLSRIRVEKGAYVSQGGRVGDVGNTGYSTGPHLHFSIFKYGKAVDPLRYLH; encoded by the coding sequence ATGCAACGAACGTCGTTCTACATGGAAAGCACCTATGTGAAGCCGGGTCTCCCCCGGAAGAGGCGTGTCCCTGATCGCATCCCGGGGTCCCGGATCAGGATGGTGGGCCACCTCCCTTCCGTGGAGAGGCGTACTCGTCCGGGGCGGGTCCTGTTGCATCGGGTGTGGGAGCGCATCACCTCCTCTGACCTCTGCAGGAGGGGGGCGCTCTCGGTGATGACCGTGTCGTTGGCGCTCAGTCTTTTCTTCTTCATCGCTCCTTCCCTCTCCTCCGTGACCGTGTCGATTCCCGTGGCAGAATCACACGAGGATATCTCGGAGATCCTCCGTTCGTACGTACGAAGGGAGGAGCATCCTCCCGCCGATATCCTCGAACCCGTCGATCCTTCCCTCTTCTCGAGACTCTCCATCCGTAGTTATACGATACAAGAGGGGGACACGCTCTACGATGTGGCGAGGCGTTTCGGGTTGCGAATGGACACCCTCGTGAGTTTCAATACCATAGACGATGTGAGGCGTATCCCCGTGGGGGCGCAGATCCAGGTGCCGGATAGGGACGGCCTCCTCTATACCGTGCGGCGGGGGGATACGCTCGAAGGGTTGAGCGGACGATTCGGGGTCTCACTCGCACGGATCCTCGATGCGAACGATCTCGACTCCGACGTGCTCACGCCAGGACAGAAGCTCTTCATCCCCGGTGCCCGCATGACTTCCTTCGAGCTCAAGAAGGCTCTGGGAGAGCTCTTCATCTTTCCCCTGCGGGGGAGGATCTCATCGGGGTTCGGTATACGCCCGGATCCGTTCACCGGGGTGCCGAAGTTCCACAATGGGATCGATATCCCCGGTGATGTGGGGACTCCTGTGTATGCAGCACTCGGGGGGAGGGTGGTGCAGACGGGGACGCATCCGATCTATGGGAAGTACGTGATCCTCTCTCATCCCGATGGGTTTCAGACCCTCTATGCCCATCTCTCGCGGATCAGGGTCGAGAAGGGAGCCTACGTCTCCCAGGGGGGAAGGGTCGGTGATGTCGGAAACACGGGGTACAGTACGGGACCCCACCTCCACTTCTCGATATTCAAGTATGGAAAGGCGGTAGACCCGCTTCGATATCTTCATTAA
- the secA gene encoding preprotein translocase subunit SecA — MSILERLFGTKRERDVKALLPLLHEVNRRESWATSLPDHAFAEKTREFKQQIQAGRTLDDILPEAFALVREAARRKLGERLYDVQILGAIVLHQGKITEMKTGEGKTLASVPAAYLNSLTGRGVHIVTVNDYLAERDANWMKPVYDLLGVSVGAILSQMDTAARKEAYAKDITYGTNNEFGFDYLRDNMCYDISQKVQRGHVYCIVDEIDSILIDEARTPLIISGPAEDDRRKFLDANRIVPFLQECEKDPETGEYLEETGDYKIDEKGKRVMFTTRGLERIEELLLRHKVIQGSLFSEENFEYIHYVTQACRAHFLFHKDVDYVVKEGQVQIVDEFTGRILHGRRYSDGLHQALEAKEGIRVAERNRTLATITFQNYFRMYEKLAGMTGTAETEAKEFAKIYGLEVVVIPTNRPVRRIDDDDLVFLNEEEKLNAICDEIVEVHRKGQPILVGTISIEKSETLSTMLKRRGVPHEVLNAKNHAREALIIAEAGAKGAVTIATNMAGRGTDIKLGGSPEFRARKRCGTDAAPEDYLAAYEEELKRWERDYEEVKALGGLYVIGTERHESRRIDNQLRGRSGRQGDPGRSRFFISMDDSLMRLFGGGNLKQMMVRVGMQPGEPINHPLINRSIERAQQKVEERNFEIRKHLLEYDDVLNEQRKFIYAQRDDILTDTHLLDRVRTAIEDLVDEALEHVFRDPHPSPDLLLRTLQEHLYYAPPIPDDIPFTQEALRDHLLTLIDRELREKEEKAGKEALNLFLRFEYLRNIDQGWQEHLEQMEALREAVYLRVYGQKNPLLEYKLEGSEIFEKMIYRIRAGIARKLLLLRIEERPPVGTGARRPQRIQAVHQDFSVLQPAGAPTRQRMSTPPRAAQPAQATVRRTGRKIGRNEPCPCGSGKKYKHCCGR; from the coding sequence ATGAGCATACTCGAACGCCTCTTCGGAACCAAACGGGAACGCGACGTGAAGGCCCTCCTCCCCCTCCTTCACGAGGTGAACAGACGCGAGTCATGGGCGACATCGCTTCCCGATCACGCCTTTGCCGAGAAGACCCGGGAGTTCAAACAGCAGATCCAGGCAGGCCGCACCCTCGACGACATACTCCCCGAAGCCTTCGCCCTCGTACGTGAGGCCGCCAGACGGAAGCTCGGCGAACGCCTCTACGACGTACAGATCCTCGGTGCCATCGTCCTCCACCAGGGCAAGATCACCGAGATGAAGACCGGTGAGGGGAAGACCCTCGCGAGCGTCCCGGCCGCCTATCTCAACTCCCTCACAGGAAGAGGCGTCCACATCGTCACGGTGAACGACTACCTCGCCGAACGCGATGCCAACTGGATGAAACCCGTCTACGACCTCCTCGGCGTCTCGGTGGGCGCCATCCTCTCGCAGATGGACACCGCCGCACGGAAAGAGGCCTATGCCAAGGACATCACCTACGGGACCAACAACGAATTCGGCTTCGACTACCTGCGTGACAACATGTGCTACGACATCTCTCAAAAGGTCCAGCGCGGGCACGTCTACTGTATCGTGGACGAGATAGACTCCATCCTCATCGACGAGGCCCGTACCCCCCTCATCATCTCAGGCCCGGCTGAAGACGACCGCCGCAAATTCCTCGACGCCAACCGGATCGTCCCTTTCCTCCAGGAGTGCGAGAAGGATCCCGAGACCGGCGAATACCTCGAGGAGACAGGAGACTACAAGATCGACGAGAAAGGCAAGCGGGTCATGTTCACCACCCGCGGTCTCGAACGCATAGAGGAACTCCTCCTGCGACACAAGGTCATCCAGGGATCGCTCTTCTCCGAGGAGAACTTCGAATACATCCACTATGTCACCCAGGCGTGCAGGGCGCACTTCCTCTTCCACAAGGATGTCGACTACGTGGTCAAAGAGGGACAGGTGCAGATCGTCGACGAATTCACGGGCCGCATCCTCCATGGACGCCGCTACTCCGACGGACTCCACCAGGCCCTCGAGGCAAAGGAAGGCATCCGCGTGGCCGAGCGCAACCGGACCCTCGCCACCATCACCTTCCAGAACTACTTCCGCATGTACGAGAAACTCGCCGGCATGACCGGCACCGCGGAAACCGAGGCCAAAGAGTTCGCCAAGATCTACGGCCTCGAGGTCGTGGTCATCCCCACCAACCGACCCGTGCGACGGATCGACGACGACGACCTCGTCTTCCTCAACGAGGAGGAGAAACTCAACGCCATCTGCGACGAGATCGTGGAGGTCCACAGGAAAGGCCAGCCCATCCTGGTGGGCACCATCTCCATAGAGAAATCCGAGACACTGTCGACCATGCTCAAACGACGCGGCGTCCCCCATGAAGTCCTCAACGCGAAAAACCACGCCCGTGAGGCCCTCATCATCGCGGAGGCGGGAGCGAAAGGCGCCGTCACCATCGCCACCAACATGGCCGGCCGTGGTACCGACATCAAACTCGGAGGGAGCCCCGAGTTCCGCGCCCGCAAACGATGCGGCACGGACGCCGCCCCGGAGGACTACCTCGCCGCCTACGAGGAAGAGCTCAAGCGATGGGAGCGCGATTACGAAGAGGTCAAGGCCCTGGGAGGACTCTACGTCATCGGTACCGAGCGTCACGAGTCGCGCCGCATCGACAACCAGTTGCGCGGACGCTCCGGGAGGCAAGGGGACCCCGGTCGCTCCAGGTTCTTCATCTCCATGGACGACTCCCTCATGCGCCTCTTCGGCGGCGGCAATCTCAAGCAGATGATGGTCCGGGTGGGCATGCAGCCCGGCGAACCCATCAATCATCCCCTCATCAACCGGAGCATCGAGCGGGCCCAACAGAAGGTCGAGGAGCGCAACTTCGAAATCCGGAAACACCTCCTCGAATACGACGACGTACTCAACGAACAGCGAAAGTTCATCTATGCCCAGAGGGACGACATCCTCACGGACACCCACCTCCTCGACCGGGTCCGCACGGCCATCGAAGACCTCGTGGACGAAGCCCTGGAACACGTATTCCGAGACCCGCACCCCTCGCCGGACCTCCTGCTCCGTACGCTCCAGGAACACCTCTATTACGCCCCCCCCATTCCGGACGACATCCCCTTCACACAGGAAGCCCTCCGTGATCACCTGCTCACCCTCATCGATAGGGAGCTGAGAGAGAAGGAAGAAAAGGCGGGCAAAGAGGCCCTCAACCTCTTCCTCAGATTCGAGTACCTCAGGAACATCGACCAGGGATGGCAGGAACACCTCGAGCAGATGGAAGCGCTCCGGGAAGCGGTGTACCTACGCGTGTACGGGCAGAAGAACCCTCTCCTCGAATACAAGCTCGAAGGATCCGAGATCTTCGAAAAGATGATCTATCGGATCAGGGCCGGCATTGCGCGGAAGCTCCTCCTCCTCCGTATCGAGGAACGCCCTCCGGTGGGGACCGGCGCGCGCCGACCTCAACGCATCCAGGCCGTACACCAGGACTTCAGCGTACTCCAGCCGGCGGGGGCACCCACGCGCCAACGCATGAGCACCCCTCCCCGCGCGGCCCAACCGGCCCAGGCGACCGTACGCCGGACCGGGCGGAAGATCGGAAGGAACGAGCCCTGCCCCTGCGGGAGCGGAAAGAAGTACAAGCACTGCTGCGGGAGATAG
- a CDS encoding LIC_12708 family protein, producing MKLSWFYRAAAGGVFLLVMACGRTQVVELPMENVIHLPFGRLEDEVSFFPFAGDVAANDVNLAVREGRFFVGNASAAKVMEFSSYGELLRLWYNPAKNPPPGMLSQVGDRSSPRKAFPYGFVQNESLAVTSRMELLVEDALPPERVERDEERGMVFNQVVVRFAEDGSYRDYLGREGVTGAPFPYVEGVYVVKGDEVVVVCRVGASWEVYWYDREGKRRWYRSFGLDRLPLPSGVPVERVVPSIAGVVPDMDGEGVFVKLDYFIEGVDEETGTVWGIERYVSRVYWYSFSEGRYLSFYELPEERLFSEERVFARRDQAVPVPYDFVGVGPGQHLFFVKREEGEEGLSLRVVDAVTLVARDFRLEMPRAEPVYVRFTVTPEGMLAALVVSAGGVDLFWWRTDRYLVSGGG from the coding sequence ATGAAATTGTCATGGTTCTACAGGGCGGCGGCGGGGGGGGTCTTCCTCCTCGTGATGGCATGCGGGAGAACGCAGGTGGTGGAGCTCCCGATGGAGAACGTGATCCACCTCCCGTTCGGTCGGCTCGAGGACGAGGTGAGTTTTTTCCCCTTCGCCGGGGACGTGGCGGCGAACGATGTGAATCTCGCGGTCCGGGAGGGGAGGTTCTTCGTGGGTAATGCGAGTGCCGCCAAGGTGATGGAGTTTTCGTCGTACGGTGAGCTCCTGCGGTTGTGGTACAATCCGGCCAAGAATCCCCCGCCGGGGATGCTCTCGCAGGTGGGGGACAGGTCGAGCCCCAGGAAGGCCTTTCCCTACGGTTTCGTGCAGAACGAGAGTCTGGCCGTGACGTCGCGGATGGAGCTCCTGGTTGAGGATGCCCTTCCGCCTGAGCGGGTGGAGCGCGACGAGGAGCGGGGGATGGTCTTCAATCAGGTGGTGGTGCGGTTCGCCGAGGACGGGTCGTACCGCGATTATCTCGGGAGGGAGGGTGTCACAGGGGCTCCGTTCCCCTACGTCGAGGGGGTGTACGTGGTGAAGGGGGACGAGGTGGTGGTGGTGTGTCGGGTGGGGGCTTCCTGGGAGGTCTACTGGTACGACAGGGAGGGGAAGCGGCGGTGGTACCGCTCGTTCGGTCTGGACAGGTTGCCCCTGCCGTCGGGGGTCCCCGTGGAACGGGTGGTGCCGTCCATCGCCGGGGTGGTGCCCGATATGGATGGGGAGGGGGTGTTCGTGAAGCTGGATTACTTCATCGAGGGGGTGGACGAGGAGACGGGTACGGTGTGGGGGATCGAACGGTACGTGAGCAGGGTGTACTGGTACAGTTTCTCGGAAGGGCGCTACCTCTCGTTCTACGAGCTTCCGGAGGAACGGCTTTTTTCGGAGGAGCGTGTGTTCGCGAGGAGGGATCAGGCGGTGCCGGTGCCGTACGATTTCGTGGGGGTGGGGCCTGGTCAGCACTTGTTCTTCGTGAAGAGGGAGGAGGGGGAGGAGGGACTCTCCCTCAGGGTGGTGGATGCGGTGACTCTCGTGGCGAGGGACTTCCGGCTGGAGATGCCTCGGGCCGAGCCGGTGTACGTGCGTTTCACCGTGACGCCGGAGGGGATGCTCGCGGCGTTGGTGGTGTCGGCGGGGGGGGTCGATTTGTTCTGGTGGAGGACGGATCGTTACCTCGTGTCGGGGGGTGGATGA
- a CDS encoding NAD(P)H-hydrate epimerase, with amino-acid sequence MRPLVSVEGARRVDARTREEYGVPELVLMEQAGMRLHEVFREVAGEDGPVVYVCGSGNNGGDAMVMARWAWLEGRRDVRLVLRARRFSEAGRVQARVLERLGVPVLVWEEEREEVRRVCREAGWVVEGVLGVGARGGARGGCGGVVQGGGGGWGEGVFGGCARRGGL; translated from the coding sequence ATGAGGCCGCTCGTCTCCGTGGAGGGTGCCCGGCGGGTGGATGCCCGGACCCGGGAGGAGTATGGGGTGCCTGAGCTGGTGCTCATGGAGCAGGCGGGGATGCGGCTCCATGAGGTGTTCCGGGAGGTGGCGGGGGAGGATGGGCCTGTGGTGTATGTGTGCGGGTCGGGGAACAATGGGGGGGATGCGATGGTGATGGCGCGGTGGGCGTGGTTGGAGGGAAGGCGGGATGTGCGGCTGGTCCTCAGGGCGCGGCGGTTCTCGGAGGCGGGGAGGGTCCAGGCGAGGGTGCTCGAGCGGTTGGGTGTGCCCGTGCTGGTGTGGGAGGAGGAGAGGGAGGAGGTGAGGCGGGTGTGCAGGGAGGCGGGGTGGGTAGTGGAGGGGGTGTTGGGGGTGGGGGCGAGGGGGGGGGCTCGCGGAGGATGTGGTGGAGTTGTTCAGGGTGGTGGGGGAGGGTGGGGCGAGGGTGTTTTCGGTGGATGTGCCCGGCGGGGTGGGTTGTGA
- a CDS encoding NAD(P)H-hydrate dehydratase, producing the protein MELFRVVGEGGARVFSVDVPGGVGCEGGVRADVTAMVGVGKWEVLVPAWRERAGELRVVPIGFPPEVVREEAEGWWLEPGDVGGLVGRVRAASHKGERGRVGVWAGSRGLAGAALLSARAAARTPAGLVYLCCDEEVYGLLGGLGGGVVVRPGDEGVRVDAAVVGPGWGRGEERVGQLAAILGRCGRGVIDADGLEALARLRDGEGRLDLGGRWVLTPHPGECARLAGCTVEEVLDAPGRVCGELARGLGAVVVLKAHTTWVVGPSGRVWVYDGMCAPLGTGGAGDVLAGVIGGLLAHGVGVEEAACAGVVAHGEAGRRLFARRGWFGAEDVVGEVGSILKDLGVDYG; encoded by the coding sequence GTGGAGTTGTTCAGGGTGGTGGGGGAGGGTGGGGCGAGGGTGTTTTCGGTGGATGTGCCCGGCGGGGTGGGTTGTGAGGGGGGGGTGAGGGCGGATGTGACGGCGATGGTGGGGGTGGGGAAGTGGGAGGTGTTGGTGCCGGCGTGGCGGGAGCGGGCGGGGGAGCTCCGGGTGGTGCCGATAGGGTTTCCTCCGGAGGTGGTGAGGGAGGAGGCCGAGGGATGGTGGCTCGAGCCGGGGGATGTGGGGGGTCTGGTGGGGAGGGTGCGGGCGGCGTCGCACAAGGGGGAGAGGGGGCGTGTGGGGGTGTGGGCGGGGAGCAGGGGTCTGGCGGGTGCGGCGTTGCTCTCGGCGAGGGCTGCGGCGAGGACGCCCGCAGGACTGGTCTACCTCTGTTGCGACGAGGAGGTGTACGGGCTTCTGGGGGGGCTGGGGGGTGGGGTGGTGGTGCGGCCGGGCGATGAGGGGGTGCGGGTGGATGCGGCGGTGGTGGGGCCGGGGTGGGGAAGGGGGGAGGAACGGGTGGGGCAGCTGGCCGCGATCCTCGGGCGCTGCGGGAGGGGGGTGATCGATGCGGATGGGCTCGAGGCCCTCGCCCGGTTGCGGGACGGGGAGGGCCGGCTCGATCTGGGGGGGAGGTGGGTCCTCACGCCGCATCCCGGAGAGTGCGCGCGTCTTGCAGGGTGTACGGTGGAGGAGGTGCTCGACGCGCCTGGGCGGGTGTGCGGGGAGCTCGCGCGGGGGTTGGGTGCGGTGGTGGTCCTGAAGGCGCACACCACGTGGGTGGTGGGGCCTTCGGGAAGGGTGTGGGTGTACGACGGGATGTGCGCGCCGTTGGGGACGGGAGGGGCGGGGGATGTGCTGGCCGGGGTGATAGGGGGGCTGTTGGCGCATGGGGTGGGGGTGGAGGAGGCAGCGTGTGCGGGGGTGGTGGCGCATGGGGAGGCGGGGAGGCGCTTGTTCGCGCGCAGGGGATGGTTCGGAGCGGAGGACGTGGTGGGGGAGGTGGGGAGCATCTTGAAGGATCTGGGGGTCGACTATGGCTGA
- a CDS encoding (deoxy)nucleoside triphosphate pyrophosphohydrolase: MEERLTTAGVLLRGGKVLLALRREGGSVGGLWEFPGGKVRRGEAPEEALARELREELGLEVEVRECIYTGSFRNGEVRYTLLGFLVEAEGEPRLNDMHAELRWWDLVSVREELLVPSDRPLLEALLYRSKE, encoded by the coding sequence ATGGAGGAGCGGCTCACCACTGCTGGCGTCCTGCTGAGGGGAGGGAAGGTCCTCCTCGCCCTCCGGAGGGAGGGGGGATCGGTGGGTGGGTTGTGGGAGTTCCCCGGAGGCAAGGTGCGCCGCGGGGAGGCTCCGGAGGAAGCGCTTGCCAGGGAACTGCGTGAGGAGCTGGGCCTCGAGGTGGAGGTGAGGGAGTGCATCTATACGGGAAGCTTCAGAAACGGCGAGGTGAGGTATACGCTCCTGGGTTTCCTCGTCGAGGCGGAAGGGGAGCCCCGGCTCAACGACATGCATGCCGAGCTCCGGTGGTGGGATCTGGTCTCGGTGAGGGAAGAGCTCCTCGTCCCCTCTGACAGGCCGCTCCTCGAGGCCCTCCTCTACAGGTCGAAGGAATGA
- a CDS encoding glucose-1-phosphate adenylyltransferase has product MENVLTIILGGGKGTRLYPLTKERSKPAVPFAARYRIVDIPLSNSINSGFRKVYVLTQFNSASLHLHLAQAYQFDSFSRGFVEILAAEQGFSHAGWYEGTADAVRKNLHHFRTQNPSHYLILSGDQLYRMDLREFFRFHVERDADITLAVTPVRREDIGRYGIIVSNESYRVKAFEEKPDPRGETEHLKSSQIVPPSHREQGKHYLASMGIYLFKAEVLEKMMEGPYTDFGKELIPAAVREYAVYSHVFTGFWVDIGTIRSFYETHLALATEYPEFDLYDETSPIYTRMRHLPPCKFLNTKIDTSLVGEGCIIKNASISRSVIGIRTVIRDHSVLEGVVCMGADLYETPAQKEENVRKGIPHIGIGRNCHIKNAIIDKNTRIGDNCRIGVDPKERRNGDYGSYHIRDNIIVITKNQVIPSGTVI; this is encoded by the coding sequence TTGGAAAACGTGCTCACCATCATCCTCGGGGGGGGGAAGGGGACGCGCCTGTACCCCCTCACCAAGGAGCGTTCGAAACCCGCCGTGCCCTTCGCAGCGCGGTATCGTATCGTGGACATCCCCCTCTCCAACAGCATCAATTCCGGCTTCAGGAAGGTGTACGTCCTCACCCAGTTCAACTCCGCATCACTGCACCTCCACCTCGCCCAGGCCTATCAGTTCGACAGCTTCAGCAGGGGCTTCGTGGAGATCCTCGCCGCGGAACAGGGCTTTTCCCACGCAGGCTGGTATGAGGGCACCGCCGACGCGGTACGGAAGAACCTCCACCACTTTAGGACGCAAAACCCCTCCCACTACCTCATCCTCTCCGGCGACCAGCTCTACCGGATGGACCTGAGGGAGTTCTTCAGATTCCATGTGGAGCGCGACGCCGACATCACTCTCGCCGTGACCCCGGTCCGGAGGGAAGACATCGGGCGCTACGGCATCATCGTGAGCAACGAGTCCTACAGGGTGAAGGCCTTCGAAGAGAAGCCCGATCCGAGGGGAGAGACCGAACATCTCAAGAGCTCACAGATCGTGCCGCCTTCCCACAGGGAACAGGGGAAACACTACCTCGCCTCCATGGGCATCTACCTCTTCAAGGCGGAAGTGCTCGAGAAGATGATGGAGGGCCCCTACACCGACTTCGGGAAGGAACTCATCCCGGCTGCGGTGAGGGAATATGCGGTCTACTCCCACGTCTTCACCGGGTTCTGGGTCGATATCGGGACCATACGATCGTTCTACGAGACACACCTCGCCCTTGCCACCGAGTATCCGGAGTTCGACCTCTACGACGAGACCTCCCCCATCTACACCCGGATGAGACACCTCCCCCCCTGCAAGTTTCTCAATACGAAGATCGACACCTCGCTGGTAGGCGAAGGGTGCATCATTAAGAACGCCTCGATCAGCCGTTCGGTCATCGGGATAAGGACCGTGATACGAGACCACTCGGTACTCGAAGGAGTGGTGTGCATGGGGGCCGATCTCTACGAGACACCCGCCCAGAAAGAGGAAAATGTACGGAAAGGGATCCCCCATATCGGAATAGGGCGGAACTGTCACATAAAGAACGCCATCATCGACAAGAACACCCGCATCGGAGACAACTGCAGGATAGGGGTGGATCCAAAGGAACGCAGGAACGGCGACTACGGGAGCTACCACATCCGTGACAACATCATCGTGATCACCAAGAACCAGGTCATCCCGTCCGGCACCGTGATCTAG
- the glgA gene encoding glycogen synthase GlgA — MRVLLVTSEFTPLAKAGGLGDAVAALAGALRTQGVDARVLLPRYQGMEVPESPRVEELNITMGSHTMWARILHVEVDRVPVLLLEHPLLFGSRKGIYTTTDHRDFPDNLFRFSFLSAAAYALARRGTWRPEVLHCHDWPTAPAVLYSARAGGDPPTVFTIHNLGYQGVFPLHQLPTMGITREEAERLDIVTGEAINLLRGAVVNADLLTTVSPTYAEEIKTPEFGYGLETILRERGEKLRGILNGMDYDLWNPETDPHLPVHYTVETLERKEEVKRHLLSLAGLPDRGRPLVGMVTRLVHQKGLGILCGPSDPALPQLLRLPLTMIVLGTGERRFEEYLRTLASQYPNLSVHITFDEHLAHLIEGGADFFLMPSLYEPCGLNQMYSLAYGTIPVVSRRGGLVDTVEEVDIRKGSGTGFFIDPLTPHGIVETMRRICELYLTSPDLIRTIRENGMRRRFLWEDAARSYLSCYREVRGSSD, encoded by the coding sequence GTGCGAGTCCTTCTGGTCACGAGTGAGTTCACCCCCCTCGCCAAGGCAGGGGGATTGGGTGATGCAGTAGCCGCCCTCGCAGGCGCACTCCGAACACAGGGTGTGGACGCGAGAGTACTCCTTCCCAGGTACCAGGGGATGGAAGTCCCCGAGTCCCCAAGGGTGGAAGAGCTCAACATCACGATGGGCTCACACACCATGTGGGCCCGAATCCTGCACGTGGAAGTGGATCGGGTTCCGGTCTTGCTCCTGGAACATCCCCTCCTCTTCGGATCGCGGAAGGGTATCTACACCACCACGGATCACAGGGACTTTCCCGACAACCTCTTCAGGTTCTCCTTTCTCTCCGCTGCGGCCTATGCCCTCGCCCGCCGCGGCACATGGCGGCCCGAGGTGCTCCATTGTCACGACTGGCCGACGGCTCCCGCCGTCCTCTACAGCGCCCGCGCCGGTGGAGATCCGCCGACGGTCTTCACCATACACAACCTGGGCTACCAGGGGGTCTTTCCCCTCCACCAGCTCCCCACCATGGGCATCACCAGGGAGGAAGCGGAGAGACTGGACATCGTCACCGGAGAGGCCATCAACCTCCTTCGCGGGGCAGTGGTCAACGCAGACCTACTCACGACCGTCTCGCCCACCTATGCCGAGGAGATCAAGACCCCCGAATTCGGATACGGGTTGGAAACGATACTCAGGGAGAGAGGGGAAAAACTCCGGGGCATCCTCAACGGGATGGACTACGATCTCTGGAACCCGGAGACGGATCCCCATCTTCCTGTGCACTACACCGTCGAAACGCTGGAAAGAAAGGAAGAAGTGAAGAGGCACCTCCTCTCCCTCGCCGGTCTTCCGGACCGAGGACGTCCCCTCGTCGGCATGGTGACCCGACTGGTGCACCAGAAGGGACTCGGCATCCTCTGTGGTCCCTCCGACCCCGCCCTTCCCCAGTTGCTCCGGCTCCCCCTCACCATGATCGTTCTGGGCACGGGGGAACGGAGGTTCGAGGAATACCTCAGAACCCTCGCCTCCCAGTACCCCAATCTCTCGGTGCACATCACCTTCGACGAACACCTCGCCCACCTCATAGAAGGGGGAGCGGACTTCTTCCTCATGCCGAGCCTCTATGAACCATGCGGTCTCAACCAGATGTACTCCCTCGCCTACGGCACCATCCCGGTGGTGAGTCGGCGCGGCGGGCTCGTGGACACGGTGGAAGAAGTGGACATCCGGAAGGGGAGCGGCACCGGATTCTTCATCGATCCGCTCACACCCCACGGTATCGTGGAGACCATGAGACGGATCTGTGAGCTCTACCTCACATCCCCGGATCTGATCCGCACCATACGAGAGAACGGCATGCGAAGACGCTTCCTCTGGGAAGACGCCGCCCGGTCGTACCTCTCATGCTACCGGGAAGTGCGGGGATCATCCGATTGA
- a CDS encoding GNAT family N-acetyltransferase, with translation MSVVPLDLRDETLRRWVTDILTQREWECVYLSSRTLVEAEATPGRRLWGIFRGRRLGGVILLDHGSLFPYLPEVECLEPEEEAALRSHIRREGNRCLGLLSEVEKLLPLFASPPEVLREYDLMLRTRTSPPPEPAVPLVIRPALASDIPALYQLQEGYEKEEVLYDPRLFSPLHCFATIRHLLRDQLLYLACTGDTIVAKAGTNARGLTVDQVGGVYTLPAWRGKRIAQALVHTISRTSETLGKKVCLFVRKGHTIARHAYEKVGFEVVGEFGIAYF, from the coding sequence ATGTCCGTCGTTCCACTGGATCTCAGGGACGAGACGCTCAGACGATGGGTCACGGACATCCTCACCCAACGGGAGTGGGAGTGTGTGTACCTATCCTCCCGCACCCTCGTCGAGGCCGAAGCGACCCCAGGACGCCGCCTCTGGGGCATCTTCCGAGGAAGGAGGCTCGGAGGTGTCATTCTCCTCGATCACGGAAGCCTCTTTCCCTACCTGCCGGAGGTCGAGTGCCTCGAGCCGGAGGAGGAGGCCGCACTCCGAAGCCACATCCGGCGAGAGGGGAACCGCTGTCTCGGCCTCCTCTCCGAAGTAGAGAAGCTGCTTCCGCTCTTCGCCTCTCCTCCCGAGGTGCTCAGGGAATACGACCTCATGCTTCGAACCCGCACATCGCCTCCTCCGGAACCCGCCGTCCCTCTCGTCATACGACCGGCTCTCGCCTCCGACATACCCGCCCTCTACCAGCTCCAAGAAGGATACGAGAAAGAGGAAGTCCTCTACGATCCCCGTCTCTTCTCCCCGCTCCACTGTTTCGCCACCATACGCCACCTCCTGCGGGATCAGCTCCTCTACCTGGCCTGTACAGGAGACACCATCGTGGCCAAGGCCGGCACCAATGCCCGAGGACTCACCGTGGACCAGGTAGGAGGGGTCTACACCCTTCCCGCATGGCGGGGAAAGCGGATAGCCCAGGCATTGGTTCACACCATTTCGCGGACGAGTGAAACTTTAGGGAAAAAAGTGTGTTTATTTGTTCGAAAGGGGCATACCATCGCCCGGCACGCCTATGAAAAGGTGGGATTCGAGGTGGTAGGCGAATTTGGTATCGCATACTTCTAG